Genomic DNA from Thermoplasmata archaeon:
AGGTGGCCGTCGTCGGCATCACGCTCCTTCCCGTCCTCCTCCGCGTGCCGATCCCGTTCGCGCCGATCCAGCTCATTGTCCTCGAGCTGTTCATGGACCTCGCCGCCTCGGCCACGTTTGTCGCGGAGCCGCCGGAATCGGATCTCATGCGGCAGCCGCCCCGGGACCCGCAGGAACGGTTCATGAGCCGTCCCATGGTCGCGAGCATCTTCACCTCCGCCGCGGGGCTCTTCCTCGCGGTCTCCGGCGCCTACCTATTCACGTACTACTCGGGCGCCACCCTGGCCGTGGCGCAGACGACCGCGTTCGTGACCTGGCTCCTGGGCCACGTCTTCCTCGCGCTCAACCTGCGGTCAGAGCGCGAGCCCTTGGTCCGGCTCGGGTTGCTTTCGAACCGCCTGATGATCATTTGGGGCGGCGCCGCGATCCTGTTCGCGCTCTTCGCCAGCTTCACACCCGGCGTGCAGTCCGTGCTCCGGACCGCATCGTTGGGGGCGCCCCAGTGGGCCCTCGCGCTCGCCCTCGCCCTCCTGGGGACCTTCTGGATTGAGCTCCGGAAGTGGCTCGTGCCCGTTCGACCTCCGGAGCCCGCGGGACTGCGGTCGTCCTAAATCTCAGGCTTTTTACGGCGCCTCGGGCTAGCGCATGCAACCGGGAGCCTCCGGCCTCCGGCCGCACGCTCGGGCCACGACCATGTACCTGCAAGACTGGTGGTACACCACCCTGATGGGAACGCCGCTGAAGATCCAGCCTCCGTTGAAGGGCGACGCCCGGACGGACGTCCTGATCGTGGGCGCGGGTGCGGCTGGCCTGGCCGCAGCCCTTCAGCTCATGGACAAGGGCCTCGACGTGACGCTCATCGACAAGAACATCTGCGGCGGGAGTTCCACGGGGAAGAGCGCAGGCTTCCTGACGCCGGATAGCGAGCTCGAACTCTCCCAGATTCTCCGGCGGTACGGTCGGGAGGGGGCCAAGGACCTGTGGGAGTGCGCCCAATGGGGATGCGACCGGATTTCTTCGGTCATCCGGGAACACGGGATCGAAGCGGACCTCCAGCAGCAGGACTGTCTCTTCCTTGGGGAAGGCCGCGGCGGCCCCAAGGAGGTCCGCGACGAGCTCGCCGCCCGCCGGTCCATGGGCTACGAGGTCCAGGGCTACAGCGCAGAGGAACTGACCTCC
This window encodes:
- a CDS encoding FAD-dependent oxidoreductase gives rise to the protein MQPGASGLRPHARATTMYLQDWWYTTLMGTPLKIQPPLKGDARTDVLIVGAGAAGLAAALQLMDKGLDVTLIDKNICGGSSTGKSAGFLTPDSELELSQILRRYGREGAKDLWECAQWGCDRISSVIREHGIEADLQQQDCLFLGEGRGGPKEVRDELAARRSMGYEVQGYSAEELTSVVGAVGFKGAVRYKNTAGVNALRYAQGVKKILADHGVHVYESTEAIGLK